The Streptomyces fungicidicus nucleotide sequence GCGTCCGGGCCGAACAGGGCGTCGTGGAAGAGGCCGCCGTAGAAGGTGTTGGCCGCCGCGGTGTCCCGGGTGTACAGCTCGACCCAGGCGAAGGCGCCCGGCTGGTGACGGCGGCCGAAGCCGGGGGCGGACGCGCCCTGCCAGAGGGAGAACACGGCGCCGTCGGGGTCGGTGACCAGCGCGGTGACGCCGAGGTCGCCGAAGTGCCGGGGCGGGGCGACGACCCGCCCGCCGGCCGCCAGGATCCGCCGGCACAGGGCTCCGGCGTCCGGGGTGGCGAAGGACACCGTCCACACGGAGGGCAGCCGGCCGTCCGTCTTGCGGACCAGGGAGGCGACGGGTTCCCCGTCCTTCAGGGCCCGCACGGAGCCCTGCGGCTGGTCCTCGAAGGTCCACCCGAAGAGCTCGCCGTAGAAGCGCTTCCCCGCCGCCACATCAGGAAGCTGCGCGTCCACCCAGCAGGGGGTGCCCTCCGGGTACTCCGGCGCCCTGTACTCCGATGCCCTGTTTTCGGCCATGCCGCCAACGTAACCGCGTCGCGCGCAGGCCGCAGACCAGGCACACCGGCCTCCGCGGACCCGCGCACCCCATTTGCAGTCGGCCGAATAGCGCCCCGATCGCCCGTCGGTAAGCTGACGGCATGACAGGACAAGTGCGTACCGTCGACGGCCGCGTGGCCGGCCGGCGTGGGCAGGCGACCCGGCAGAAGCTGCTCGACTGCCTCAGCGAGATGCTCAGCTCCTCCCCCTACCGGGACGTCAAAGTCATCGATGTCGCGCGGAAGGCGGGCACCTCGCCCGCGACCTTCTACCAGTACTTCCCGGACGTCGAGGGCGCCGTCCTGGAGATCGCCGAGCACATGGCCGCGGACAGCGCCGCGTTGGGCGAGCTGCTGGAGGGCCGTTCCTGGGCGGGGAAGGCCGGCTGGCAGACGGCCCAGGAACTCGTCGACGGGTTCCTGGAGTTCTGGCGGAAGCACGACGCGATCCTGCGGGTCGTGGACCTCGGCGCGGCCGAGGGCGACAAGCGCTTCTACAAGCTCCGCATGAAGATCCTCAACTCGGTGAACGGCTCGCTGGCCGACTCGGTCGCCGAGCTGCAGGCCAAGGGGCGGATCGACAAGGACGTGAATCCCGCCGCGATCGCCGGCTCCCTGGTCGCCATGCTGGCCGCCGTCGCGTCCCACCAGAAAGGTTTCTCCTCCTGGGGCGTCAAGCAGGCGGAGCTCAAACCGAACCTGGCGCTGCTGGTGCATCTGGGGGTCACCGGCAAGAAGCCGGCGAAGTAGCCGCCCGGCCCCCGTCCACGCGCCGGCGCACCCTGTCACGCACGTCCAAGTCCTGTCATACGGGCGGCGGTTCACTCCGGTGGGCCGCCGCCCGTCGCGTTCCGGGCGGCGCTGCCGGATGGTGAGGAGGGAACAGACCACCGCACGCACCGCGTTGTGCTCCAGGAGGCGAGCCGACCGCAGGCCCGAGTGAACGCCCCGGCACACACGTCGCAGGAGGAACCCGGAATGGCCCTGACCCGCGAAGAGCGCGAACAGTTCCTGGCCGAGCCGCACATCGCGGCGCTCTCGGTAAACGCGGGCGGTGGCCGCGCCCCGCTCACCGTGCCCATCTGGTACCAGTACGCGCCCGGCGGCGACGTATGGATCATGACCGGCCTGGACTCGCGCAAGAACCGGCTGATCGGTGCGGCGGGGCGGTTCTCGCTGATGGTCGACCGCGTCACGCCCACCATCCGCTACGTCTCCGTCGAGGGCCCCGTCCTCGGGACGGAGCCCGCCACCGTCGAACGGCTGCGGGAGATGGCCGCGCGCTATCTGCCGGCCGGCAAGGTGGACGGGTACGTCGACTTCGCCTGGAAGAGCCACGGCGAGCAGGTGATCGTCCGGATGCGGCCGGAGCGGTGGGTGTCGTCGGATCTCGGATCGGTGTGAGCGCGGCCGTTCCGGACGACAATCGGGGGATGGAACCCGATCTTCACGAGTTGCTGAGGTCGCTGCGGGTGTGGGACCCGGAGACCACCGACCTGCCGGCGTTCGACCCGGCCGCCGCTCCCGCCGCACCGCTGCCCCTGTTCACGCGGTGGTTCGCCGAGGCGGCGGCGGCCGGGCAGGCCGAGCCGCACACCATGTCCCTGGCCACGGCGGACGCGGACGGGCTGCCGGACGTACGGATCGTGACGCTGCACGGCGCGGACGACGGCGGCTGGTCCTTTGCCACCCACGCGCACAGCCGCAAGGGGGGCCACCTCGCCGCCCGCCCGTATGCCGCGCTGGCCTTCTACTGGCCGGTGCTGGGCCGCCAGGTGCGGGTGCGCGGCCCCGTCCGGACGGCGTCGGCCGAGGAGGCGCAGGCCGATCTGCACGCCCGGTCCACCGGGGCGCTGGCCGCCGCGCTGACCGGCACGCAGAGCGGGCCGCTCGGCTCGCCCGAGGAGCTGGCACGGGCCTCGGAGGCCGCCTGGGAGCGGGCGCGGCGGGAGCCGGACGCCCCGGCGCCGTCGTGGACCCTGTACCGGCTGCGGGCGGACGAGGTGGAGTTCTTCCAGGGCGAGGCCCGGCGGCGGCACGTACGGCTGCGCTACCGGCGCTCCGGGGCGGGCTGGGTCAGGGAGTCCCTGTGGCCGTGACGGCCGGGGGAGGGGGCTCCGGGTCGGTGGCCAGGCGGGCGTGCACATGGGCGTCGCGGAAGGCGTCGCGGCGGCCGGCCGCGAGGATCGCCCCGCGCCTGGTCCCCTCGGGACGGAAGCCGCACCGCCCGGCGATCCGGCAGGAGACGTCGTGTCCGACGGCGTGGTCCAGCTCCAGCCGGTGCAGTCCGAGCCCGGTGAACGCCCACCGGGCGGTGAGCAGCAGCGCCCGGGTGGCGATGCCCCGGCCACGGGCCTCGGGGAGCACCCAGTAGCCGACCGTGCCACGCCGCAGCACCGGGTGGATCTCGTTGACGCCGATGTGTCCCAGCGCCGTGCCGCCGACCGCGTCGGCGATCCGGAAGGACGCCGCCGTGCCGTCCGCGTCCCGCCGCGCGACCCGGCGGAGCGACTCCCGGGCGGCGTCCGGACCGGTGACCGGCCGGTACGGGGTGTTCCAGCGCTGGAACTCCGGGTCCGTGAGGCCGCGCAGCCACACCTCGACGTCGGCCCCGGAGTCCGCGTCCCAGGGGCGCAACAGCAGTCCGTACCCGTGGAGTTCGGACAGGGGCCGGGGTCGTTCGGATGAGGAGGGCATGGGGTCATTCAACCGCGCGATCCCCACAGTCGTGATCGATCCGCAACCAATTCCGGTCTTGACCGAGACCCATCAACCGTGAGCGTGATTACGCTCGCGCTCATGGTCGACACCCCCGACACCCCCGACACCCCCACGCCCGCGTCCGCGCGGCCCGCCGAGGCGGACCGGACGGACCGCCCCGTCTACGTGATCGGCGGCGGCCCGGGCGGACTCTCCGTCGCGTACGCCCTGCGCGCCCGGGGGATACGGGCCGTCGTCCTGGAACGGTCCGACCGGGTGGGCAGTTCCTGGCGGCGCCACTACGACCGGCTGCGCCTGCACACCACCCGCCGTCTGTCCGCGCTGCCCGGTCTGCCGATGCCGCGCCGGTTCGGACGGTGGGTGGCCCGTGACGACGTGGTCCGGTACCTGGAGAAGTACGCCGAGCACCACCGCCTGGAGATCGTCACCGGCGTCGAGGTGTCGCGGGTCGAGCGCACCCCCGACGGCACCGGCTGGCTGCTGCACGCCACCGGCGGCCGTGAGCTGACCGGCGCCGCGGTCGTCGTCGCCACGGGCTACAACCACACGCCGCGCCTTCCGGACTGGCCCGGCCGCGACACCTACGACGGCGAGTTCCTGCACGCGTCGGAGTACCGCAACGCCGAGCCCTTCGCCGGCCGCGACGTGCTCGTCGTGGGCGTCGGCAACACGGGGGCCGAGATCGCCGTGGACCTGGTGGAGGGGGGCGCCTCGCGGGTGCGGCTGGCGGTCCGCACTCCCCCGCACATCGTGCGCCGCTCGACCGCGGGCTGGCCCGCCCAGTACTCGGGGGTCCTGGTGCGCCGGCTGCCGGTCGGCCTCGTCGACCGGCTGTGCCGGGTGCAGGCGAAGGTCGCGATGCCGGACCTGTCGGCCCACGGCCTCCCGCTCCCCGACGCCGGGCTCTACACCCGGGTGCGGCAGGGGGCGGTACCGGTGCAGGACGTCGGTCTGATCGACGCCGTGCGCAAGGGAGCGGTGGAGGTCGTGGCCGCGGTGGAGGGCTTCGAGGAGGGCGAGGTCGTCCTGGCCGGCGGGGACCGGATCCGCCCGGACGCGATCGTGGCGGCCAC carries:
- a CDS encoding TetR family transcriptional regulator; translation: MRTVDGRVAGRRGQATRQKLLDCLSEMLSSSPYRDVKVIDVARKAGTSPATFYQYFPDVEGAVLEIAEHMAADSAALGELLEGRSWAGKAGWQTAQELVDGFLEFWRKHDAILRVVDLGAAEGDKRFYKLRMKILNSVNGSLADSVAELQAKGRIDKDVNPAAIAGSLVAMLAAVASHQKGFSSWGVKQAELKPNLALLVHLGVTGKKPAK
- a CDS encoding VOC family protein, whose protein sequence is MAENRASEYRAPEYPEGTPCWVDAQLPDVAAGKRFYGELFGWTFEDQPQGSVRALKDGEPVASLVRKTDGRLPSVWTVSFATPDAGALCRRILAAGGRVVAPPRHFGDLGVTALVTDPDGAVFSLWQGASAPGFGRRHQPGAFAWVELYTRDTAAANTFYGGLFHDALFGPDAEPDFGRAPVTDVFAAEMPPHFLVHFAVEDPGAAVAEVVRLGGRVQVPPFETSYGTAAVVTDNQGASFALLRR
- a CDS encoding flavin-containing monooxygenase, whose protein sequence is MVDTPDTPDTPTPASARPAEADRTDRPVYVIGGGPGGLSVAYALRARGIRAVVLERSDRVGSSWRRHYDRLRLHTTRRLSALPGLPMPRRFGRWVARDDVVRYLEKYAEHHRLEIVTGVEVSRVERTPDGTGWLLHATGGRELTGAAVVVATGYNHTPRLPDWPGRDTYDGEFLHASEYRNAEPFAGRDVLVVGVGNTGAEIAVDLVEGGASRVRLAVRTPPHIVRRSTAGWPAQYSGVLVRRLPVGLVDRLCRVQAKVAMPDLSAHGLPLPDAGLYTRVRQGAVPVQDVGLIDAVRKGAVEVVAAVEGFEEGEVVLAGGDRIRPDAIVAATGYDRGLESLVGALGVLDNRGRPVVHGGRAPKQAPGLYFTGFTNPISGNLRELALDAERIARAVARTTPSPSRLPA
- a CDS encoding pyridoxine/pyridoxamine 5'-phosphate oxidase; translated protein: MEPDLHELLRSLRVWDPETTDLPAFDPAAAPAAPLPLFTRWFAEAAAAGQAEPHTMSLATADADGLPDVRIVTLHGADDGGWSFATHAHSRKGGHLAARPYAALAFYWPVLGRQVRVRGPVRTASAEEAQADLHARSTGALAAALTGTQSGPLGSPEELARASEAAWERARREPDAPAPSWTLYRLRADEVEFFQGEARRRHVRLRYRRSGAGWVRESLWP
- a CDS encoding pyridoxamine 5'-phosphate oxidase family protein, producing the protein MALTREEREQFLAEPHIAALSVNAGGGRAPLTVPIWYQYAPGGDVWIMTGLDSRKNRLIGAAGRFSLMVDRVTPTIRYVSVEGPVLGTEPATVERLREMAARYLPAGKVDGYVDFAWKSHGEQVIVRMRPERWVSSDLGSV
- a CDS encoding GNAT family N-acetyltransferase, which encodes MPSSSERPRPLSELHGYGLLLRPWDADSGADVEVWLRGLTDPEFQRWNTPYRPVTGPDAARESLRRVARRDADGTAASFRIADAVGGTALGHIGVNEIHPVLRRGTVGYWVLPEARGRGIATRALLLTARWAFTGLGLHRLELDHAVGHDVSCRIAGRCGFRPEGTRRGAILAAGRRDAFRDAHVHARLATDPEPPPPAVTATGTP